A window from bacterium encodes these proteins:
- the rsmH gene encoding 16S rRNA (cytosine(1402)-N(4))-methyltransferase RsmH has product MISVHVPVMVEEVLNLLNPRPGARIVDATTGHGGHAEKILERLGPDGELIGLDRDSGMLEKAAKRLERFGSAARLVHARLAFLRDVVRGTGNETVDGVLMDLGVCSEHLDDPSRGFTFRDAGEDVPLDMRMDTTQGETAAELIENLDDERLVELMRAADVPAPRRVVAAIKENSPIRTAQDLLNALRSVRLPRRRHNPATLVFQALRIAVNDEFGELESGLEAALEVLAPGGRLAVLSYHSGEDRRVKQFLRREQLGCICPPDLPVCGCGRTPRIRILAKGQGPGEEEIRANPRARSARLRGGERC; this is encoded by the coding sequence GTGATCTCGGTGCACGTCCCGGTGATGGTCGAGGAAGTGTTGAATCTCCTGAACCCTCGCCCGGGAGCGCGCATCGTGGACGCGACCACCGGGCACGGTGGACACGCAGAGAAGATCCTGGAGCGTCTGGGCCCCGACGGCGAGTTGATCGGACTCGACCGGGATTCCGGCATGCTCGAAAAGGCCGCCAAGCGCCTGGAACGGTTCGGTTCGGCGGCGCGACTGGTACACGCTCGGCTCGCCTTCTTGCGCGATGTCGTTCGCGGGACGGGAAACGAAACCGTCGACGGCGTACTCATGGACCTGGGCGTGTGTTCCGAGCATCTCGACGACCCGAGCCGGGGCTTTACGTTCAGGGATGCGGGAGAAGACGTGCCTCTCGACATGCGCATGGACACGACGCAGGGCGAGACGGCGGCGGAACTCATCGAGAATCTCGACGACGAGCGCCTGGTCGAGCTGATGCGCGCGGCCGACGTGCCCGCACCGCGGCGCGTGGTCGCAGCGATCAAGGAGAACTCGCCGATTCGCACCGCGCAGGATCTGCTCAACGCACTGCGCAGCGTGCGTCTGCCCCGAAGACGACACAACCCGGCGACACTCGTGTTTCAGGCGCTGCGCATTGCGGTCAATGACGAGTTTGGTGAGCTGGAATCGGGCCTCGAAGCAGCCCTGGAGGTCCTGGCCCCCGGCGGTCGCCTCGCGGTACTCAGCTATCACTCCGGTGAGGACCGACGCGTCAAGCAATTCCTGCGACGCGAGCAACTCGGCTGTATCTGCCCCCCGGACCTGCCGGTATGCGGTTGCGGACGCACCCCGCGCATTCGCATTCTGGCCAAAGGCCAGGGACCCGGCGAAGAAGAGATTCGCGCCAATCCCCGAGCCCGAAGTGCGCGTTTGCGCGGAGGCGAGCGATGCTGA
- a CDS encoding division/cell wall cluster transcriptional repressor MraZ, protein MFLSCFDHVLDEKGRTSLPKSFRKQLSGFSDEPVLTAHSDCLAIYPPDEFERLREHYSQPGLNDARQRLKRLTMGLATLLSVDRQGRILIPARLRELAGLQREIVFLGVDQTIEIWDLARFQRDIRQTQSEFPTLTRDSGEVPR, encoded by the coding sequence GTGTTTCTTAGCTGCTTCGATCACGTACTGGACGAGAAGGGTCGCACGAGTCTTCCGAAGTCCTTTCGGAAGCAACTCAGTGGGTTCTCCGACGAGCCAGTACTGACAGCTCATTCGGATTGTCTGGCGATCTACCCGCCCGACGAGTTCGAACGGTTGCGCGAGCACTACTCGCAACCCGGACTCAACGATGCGCGTCAGCGGCTGAAGCGTCTGACCATGGGCCTGGCCACGCTCCTCAGCGTCGACCGCCAGGGCCGCATCCTGATTCCCGCTCGACTGCGCGAACTCGCCGGTCTGCAACGCGAAATCGTCTTTCTGGGAGTCGATCAGACCATCGAGATCTGGGATCTCGCTCGTTTCCAGCGCGATATCCGCCAGACCCAGAGCGAGTTCCCCACCCTCACCCGTGACTCGGGAGAGGTCCCTCGGTGA
- a CDS encoding histone deacetylase has protein sequence MRDSRFREHALPGGHPECPERLDAIDAALARRAAGLHQIQPRAASDDEILRVHTRSHLQTLVDVEGEQTRLDPDTYSAPRSLEIARLAAGSLIDISLRVARGEAPSGFAAIRPPGHHAESAHAMGFCLLNNVALAVRALQAELGIERVAILDWDVHHGNGTQHIFEDERDVLFASLHQFPFYPGTGALGERGNGEGLGSSVNLPLPAGCGDAEYGAVFDEVALPILRQFAPQILVVSAGFDAHARDPLGSMQVSTLGFRRFAERARSLADDVCGGRLVIALEGGYDLQALGESVAEVIDTLCAESVADGKFPPASPIGMQVVREFRQAHAENWSDLRDSTWSGSPDPKI, from the coding sequence GTGCGCGATTCTCGCTTTCGCGAGCACGCATTGCCGGGCGGACACCCTGAGTGCCCCGAACGGCTCGACGCGATCGACGCTGCGCTGGCCCGCCGCGCCGCTGGCCTGCACCAGATCCAGCCCCGGGCGGCCAGCGACGACGAGATCCTGCGCGTTCATACCCGCTCTCATCTACAGACACTGGTGGACGTCGAGGGAGAGCAGACGCGGCTCGATCCCGACACGTACAGCGCTCCGCGCTCGCTCGAAATCGCACGCCTGGCGGCGGGCAGCCTGATCGACATCTCCCTGCGCGTGGCACGTGGCGAGGCCCCGAGCGGGTTCGCAGCGATCCGGCCGCCAGGCCACCACGCCGAGTCTGCCCACGCCATGGGCTTCTGCCTCTTGAACAACGTCGCGCTTGCCGTACGTGCGCTACAGGCTGAACTCGGCATCGAACGTGTGGCTATTCTGGACTGGGATGTGCACCACGGTAACGGCACGCAACACATCTTCGAGGACGAGCGCGACGTGCTGTTCGCATCGCTACACCAGTTCCCCTTCTATCCGGGCACCGGAGCACTGGGCGAACGAGGCAATGGCGAGGGTCTCGGGAGCAGCGTGAACCTTCCGTTGCCAGCCGGTTGCGGAGACGCGGAATACGGCGCGGTGTTCGACGAGGTCGCGCTGCCGATCCTGCGACAGTTTGCTCCGCAGATCCTGGTGGTCTCGGCGGGCTTCGACGCGCATGCCCGCGATCCCCTCGGGTCGATGCAGGTCTCGACGCTCGGCTTCCGGCGTTTTGCGGAGCGGGCCCGCTCGTTAGCCGACGACGTGTGCGGCGGTCGCCTCGTAATCGCGCTCGAAGGCGGCTACGACCTGCAAGCGCTCGGCGAGTCCGTGGCGGAAGTCATCGACACGCTGTGCGCAGAGAGCGTCGCGGATGGGAAATTTCCGCCTGCCAGCCCGATTGGTATGCAGGTGGTAAGAGAATTTCGTCAGGCACATGCAGAAAACTGGTCGGATTTGCGCGATTCGACCTGGTCAGGCAGTCCAGACCCCAAAATCTAG